Proteins encoded in a region of the Lathamus discolor isolate bLatDis1 chromosome Z, bLatDis1.hap1, whole genome shotgun sequence genome:
- the DMRT3 gene encoding doublesex- and mab-3-related transcription factor 3, with the protein MNGYGSPYLYMGGPVSQPPRAPLQRTPKCARCRNHGVLSWLKGHKRYCRFKDCTCEKCILIIERQRVMAAQVALRRQQANESLESLLPDSLRALPGPPGSAEPPAPPPGPPPCAAPPRAPAELAAAAALRWAAEPSPALPGPLPKADMNEERLGDASGADNAETYSDKDGDQRSSPDMTKTKSCFTPESPEIVSVDEVGYAVQKNGGSTESRPESPKYHPEQNHLLIEGPSGTVSLPFSLKANRPPLEVLKKIFPNQKPTVLELILKGCGGDLVSAVEVLLSSRSSVASGERTTAESDGLVLPSSGHIFEHTLSSYPISSSKWSVGSAFRVPDTLRFSADSSNVVPNPLAVPLQHPFPQPPRYPLMLRNTLARNQSSPFLPNDVTLWNTMTLQQQYQLRSQYVSPFSSNSASVFRSSPVLPSRSSEDPRISIPDDGCPIVSKQPIYTEDEYDERSDSSDSRILNTSS; encoded by the exons ATGAACGGCTACGGCTCCCCGTACCTCTACATGGGCGGCCCGGTGTCGCAGCCGCCGCGGGCCCCGCTGCAGCGGACGCCCAAGTGCGCCCGGTGCCGCAACCACGGCGTGCTCTCCTGGCTGAAGGGCCACAAGCGCTACTGTCGCTTCAAGGACTGCACCTGCGAGAAGTGCATCCTCATCATCGAGCGGCAGCGGGTGATGGCCGCGCAGGTGGCGCTTCGCCGGCAGCAGGCCAACGAGAGCCTGGAGAGCCTCCTCCCCGACTCCTTGCGCGCCCTCCCGGGGCCGCCGGGCAGCGCCGAGCCCCCCGCCCCGCCACCGGGGCCTCCGCCCTGCGCCGCTCCGCCGCGGGCCCCCGCCGAGctggccgccgccgccgccctgcGCTGGGCAGCCGAGCCGTCCCCCGCGCTGCCGGGGCCGCTCCCTAAGGCAG ACATGAATGAGGAGCGGCTGGGTGATGCCAGTGGAGCAGACAATGCCGAGACCTACAGTGACAAAGACGGAGACCAAAGGAGTTCCCCAGACATGACTAAAACCAAAAGTTGCTTCACCCCTGAAAGTCCTGAAATAGTTTCAGTGGATGAGGTTGGTTACGCAGTTCAGAAAAATGGTGGCAGCACAGAGAGCCGTCCAGAGAGCCCCAAGTACCACCCAGAGCAGAACCACCTCCTGATAGAAGGTCCCTCTGGGACAGTTTCTTTACCTTTCAGTTTGAAAGCGAACAGACCTCCGCTTGAAGTCTTGAAAAAGATCTTCCCTAACCAAAAGCCAACCGTTCTGGAGTTGATCCTGAAGGGGTGCGGCGGTGATCTGGTGAGTGCTGTAGAGGTTCTCCTGTCTAGTCGGTCTTCAGTGGCCAGTGGGGAGAGAACTACTGCAGAGTCTGATGGTCTTGTCTTGCCTTCCAGTGGGCACATTTTCGAGCACACACTGAGTTCGTACCCTATTTCCTCTTCCAAGTGGTCTGTAGGCTCAGCATTTAGGGTTCCAGACACACTGAGGTTCTCTGCTGATTCCAGTAATGTCGTGCCAAACCCTCTAGCCGTACCTTTGCAGCACCCCTTCCCTCAGCCACCACGCTACCCGCTGATGCTGAGGAACACTTTGGCAAGAAACCAATCCAGCCCGTTCCTGCCCAACGATGTTACCCTGTGGAACACTatgacactgcagcagcagtacCAGCTGCGGTCCCAGTATGTCAGTCCTTTCTCTAGCAACTCGGCCAGTGTTTTCCGAAGCTCGCCTGTCCTTCCTTCCCGCTCTTCAGAAGATCCTAGGATCTCAATCCCTGATGACGGGTGTCCTATTGTGTCTAAGCAACCAATATACACAGAAGATGAGTATGATGAAAGGTCTGATTCTTCAGACTCAAGAATACTCAACACATCTTCTTAG